In Rhipicephalus microplus isolate Deutch F79 chromosome 7, USDA_Rmic, whole genome shotgun sequence, one genomic interval encodes:
- the LOC142767318 gene encoding uncharacterized protein LOC142767318 — translation MVKFRLPSALARNSWRTFNVGLFLIVIGMVPLILSVTSRTRLDVVFLAGLGLVSVGGTLFLISSCVAVCDHIQNGPRLPPRVVVVSSVEPVWAIDAPPSYDEAVANIHQLTPSRSPSVRDATTSSLAVVGESATVSVTDGAATTNLTADTAKAKCVILTVTEPKSSVC, via the coding sequence ATGGTCAAGTTCCGGCTACCTTCGGCACTGGCTCGCAACTCCTGGCGCACCTTCAACGTCGGCCTGTTCCTCATCGTCATCGGCATGGTTCCACTCATTCTGAGCGTCACGTCACGAACGCGATTGGACGTGGTCTTTCTGGCTGGTCTAGGCCTAGTCAGcgtcggcggtacgctgttccTGATCTCCTCGTGCGTGGCTGTGTGCGACCACATCCAGAACGGCCCTCGGCTCCCGCCAAGGGTCGTGGTGGTGAGCAGCGTCGAGCCGGTGTGGGCCATCGACGCACCTCCTAGCTACGATGAAGCGGTGGCCAACATACACCAGCTCACCCCTTCCAGAAGTCCCAGCGTACGCGACGCGACGACCTCGTCCCTCGCAGTTGTCGGGGAAAGTGCAACCGTTTCTGTGACTGACGGCGCTGCCACTACGAACCTTACGGCGGACACAGCGAAAGCGAAATGCGTGATTTTAACGGTGACCGAACCCAAGTCTTCTGTGTGTTGA